GATTCCAAAATCAGTATAGTATTCATATGGCAAGCTATATAAGAAAGAGCTCTCAGGCATTGTCTGATGGAACGCTGTATCAAATACCGCTACAGCTGTAACATTCGGTAATACTTCTTTGAATGCACGAATTCCAACTAGGTTCGCTGGGTTATGAAGAGGCGCTAATTCAGACATCTCATCAATTCCTGCTAACACTTCGTCTGTAATTAATACTGAATCGTTGAACTTCTCTCCACCATGTACTACACGATGACCGATTCCATCGATTTCATCAAGAGATGAGATGATGTTTAATCCAGTTAATTTTTCAAGTAGGATTTTTACAGCTACTGAGTGATCTGGAATATCTGTTGTCTCTTTATGCTTTTCTCCATTTACTTCAATTGTAAATACACCGTCACCAAGACCAATACGCTCAACTAAACCTTTTGTTAATACTTCTTCTTCAGGCATTGTTAGTAATTGGAATTTTAATGATGAGCTACCAGCATTAATCGCAATAATTTTCGCCATGTTAAGACAGCTCCCTTTTCCTTCGATTTATTTCATTTGACTATCATACTTGATATCAATACCTTTCCATTTAAGCACCCTGAAAATACCTTTTCAAGTAAAATCGCCAAATTTCGTCTTGTTTCGCTTAAATTCTTTATATTCAGATTTGAAACCGCTTTATTGAAGGTTCAGTTTGTCAGGTGAACCATACAACGAGCTAACATTCCCAAAAAAAGCCTGTTGCTACGAAATTATAGCAACAGGCTTTTTTTCTATAGTCCTAGCTCTTTTTCAAACCATTTATTGATCTGGTTCATCATGTCACTCAATGCATCTTTTTTTCCAAATGAAGGCAATTCAGCTAATAACGCTTGCTTAGGTTGCTTCACATCTTTTCCTTGTTTTTGAAGCATTAAAATACTTTTTCCATGCTTTTCTGATGTAAACATCGTTTTCGGTAATTGGAGCAACCCATGTATGCTCGTATGCTCCTTTAAGTAGGCATGAAGCTTCGGAGCTTGCTCACTTTCAAATAAGAAATTAGGGATGACAAAAAATAAGAAGCCACCCTCTTTCACACGATTAATACCTCGCTCAATCATCAAGTGATGAATGTAAGAGTGCCCCTCATCAGCTTTTAAATCATACTCTTTTGCAATAGTGTCATGTGGGTAATAACCGATGGGTAGGTCCGTGACGATAAGGTCGACCTCAGGAAATTCAATTGGCTCTATACTGTCCTTGTGGAACAACTCCATTTCAATTTCTTGCAAGTTCGAGCTGACAAATGCCAGTTTTAATAACGTTTCATCGACTTCGAATCCGAAGCCTTTTGCCGGGTTGGCTGATTGGTTTAACAAAGCTGTTGCAAGATTTCCAGAACCAGCGGCTAAATCAAGCATCGAATAGCCCTCTTTTTTACTAGCTGTGACTTTATTCACTAAGTAACTTAAGAATAGGCATACAGCATCTGGGGTCATCGAATGATTCGGCTGAGTTGCGCCTTTCATCCCTTTTAATACTGTTAATTGATAGGCTTTGCGGATATCCTCTTTTGATAGCTCTTCAAGGGACACCTCTTGAATGAGATCACGTAGTTGGTCTTTTACTTCTTGAGTAACTACTTGAACAACGTCTCCTTGGAATAGGTTCTCTCCCATTTCAGCTAAACCTTCAAGATAGGTAAACGACTCTTTCTCCTCAAGCAAAGTAGCTCCTTTGTCCAAACATCGAAAGAGCTCTTCCATTTTCGAATTCATTATACTCATCACTTTCAACTCCTATTTAAAAAAGGGCCACCTACTATAAAGCATAGGATTGACCCTTGATCTAGCATCATTATTTTGCTTCTTTAGCAGCGTTAATTGCCGCTTCGTAATCTGGGTGATTCGTCGCCTCAGATACATATTCAGCATATGTTACAACGTCATTAGAATCAATAACGAAAACAGAACGAGCTAATAAACGAAGCTCTTCGATGGCCACACCAAACGCTTGTCCAAACGATAAGTCACGGTGATCTGATAATGTTTGAACATTTTCAATTCCTGCCGCTGCACACCAACGCTTTTGTGCAAATGGTAAATCAACGCTAACCGTTAAAACTTCCACATTGCCAAGTGAAGCTGCTTCTTCATTGAACTTACGTGTTTGCTGGTCACATACTCCAGTATCGATCGATGGAACGACGCTAATTAAACGAACCTTGCCTTTTGTATCAGCTAACGTTACTTCAGATAAATCATTTGCTAACACCTTAAAATCTGGTGCTACTGCTCCCACCTTTACTTCTTTACCAAGTAAAGTAACAGGGTTTTGTTTAAATGTAATTTTCGCCATGGTTTATCCTCCTAATCGTCTCTCGATTATGTACGTATTCATCATACACGAGCAGAAGATAAAAATTCAAGTAACAACCTTAGATCTCTACACTTGGTAAAGCACAAAAAAAGAATGGGGGGAACCCATTCTTTAAATTGGTGGTTGATCTTGTCGCTGTTGATACTGGGTATTCGGTGTATGTGTTTGATGGGTTTCTTTTTGTGTCGTATCCATCTTCATCATTTGTTGAATCTTGTCTACGACTTGAGGGGCAAAATCGAGAAGTTTTTCATAAAGATGTGTACTACTATCCAGATGGACCATTTTCACACCCGAACTTCCTACTACTAAAAATGCAATTGGGGTAATTGATACACCACCACCGCTACCGCCACCAAACGGGTGCTTATCCGCATGACCTTCTGAGCTAGATGGACGATGTTGCTCGATCACAAATTCACTACCACCAGCAGCAAACCCGAAGCCCACTTTAGAGACAGGCATAATAACGCTCCCATCAGGGGTTTCTACAGGGTCACCGATGATCGTGTTTACATCGACCATTTCTTTCAAATTCTCCATAGCTGTCTTCATTAACCCTTGAATCGGATGATCAGACATTTCTATTCCCTCCTTTATTTGTTACATGCTTTGCTCGACGGATGGACCTGTATTCGACTTAGGCCTACGTCTCCAATGCATAACGATCAAAAGACCTACAAAAATAGCATGCCCGATCCGAAACGTAAACATGCAAGAAAAATAGGTACGAGAAATCATTCCTTGAAAATGAGGGGTAATAGAGAGATCTGGCATCCTATGTACCTTTACATGATTGGCAATCAATCCGTAGAATGATCCCTTTAGTGCCCATAACAGACCCGTCACTGAACCTGTTGTAGCAGCATCGCCTATGCCAATTTCTGAGTACCAATGAAATCGGTACAGGTGAATATGTCTACAAAAACGTCTAATGATTCGGTTTAAGCCAATGATATGTCGAAACCATCTTTCCGCTAAGTGAATGTCATGCATAATCGTTTGCACAGTGATTTTTTTATCTTTCTTTGTTTTATGTCCTCCCACACTCTCCTCTTCCTCAACCACAATGGCAGGAGATTCTTCATTAATTTTTATTAACGGGGCTTCAAAGGTATACACTCTCATCCACCATACATGCACGGCTACCTCAAGTAAATCATCATCCTTTATATGTTTGTAGGTGATGTCGACTTTCACCTTCGTGATAAACAAAAGAATCATGAGTGCGAGCAAACATCCTACGATACTAAGAAACCAAATCATCATAAACTCCTTTATGGAAATAAATAGTTAATGATTCTATCGTTTCCTCGAACAAAAAAAATAAACCTACCTAATTTCTTAGGCAAGTTTATCGTCTTCTCGGTCGTGTTCATGAATGACATATGAATTGGCAACCATATCGTGTAATCCTTGTTTTTTCGATGTAAAGGCTACTGTAATATAGAGTACATATAAGAGTGCAAAGGACTGATGAAGGACTCTTCCTACGCCTTCACGAAAGATCGTCGCTCTCCAGCTCAGTAACGCGCCATCACGTGTTACCACTTTTAAACCAAACACCATTTTTCCAAGTGTTGCTCCATAATATTTCGTCATAAGCGCAAAATAGACAAAGAAAAATAGCGCTGAAACAAATAAATCAATCACACTATACATCGATCCGAGGGTATAACGAATATCTGTTAAATTCAAGATCGGTCCAAGTAAGAGCCAACGAATACATAAGAGAATCAGGCTATCTAAACTAAACGCCCAAAGTCTCATCCAAAACCCCGCATAGCGCACTGGTAAAGGTTGAACCTGTCTCGCTACTTGTTCCTGTTCTTTCACTCCTTGTCTTTCTTGCATCTCTTGTCGCTCTTG
Above is a genomic segment from Bacillus sp. FJAT-45037 containing:
- a CDS encoding class I SAM-dependent methyltransferase, which produces MSIMNSKMEELFRCLDKGATLLEEKESFTYLEGLAEMGENLFQGDVVQVVTQEVKDQLRDLIQEVSLEELSKEDIRKAYQLTVLKGMKGATQPNHSMTPDAVCLFLSYLVNKVTASKKEGYSMLDLAAGSGNLATALLNQSANPAKGFGFEVDETLLKLAFVSSNLQEIEMELFHKDSIEPIEFPEVDLIVTDLPIGYYPHDTIAKEYDLKADEGHSYIHHLMIERGINRVKEGGFLFFVIPNFLFESEQAPKLHAYLKEHTSIHGLLQLPKTMFTSEKHGKSILMLQKQGKDVKQPKQALLAELPSFGKKDALSDMMNQINKWFEKELGL
- the ytfJ gene encoding GerW family sporulation protein translates to MSDHPIQGLMKTAMENLKEMVDVNTIIGDPVETPDGSVIMPVSKVGFGFAAGGSEFVIEQHRPSSSEGHADKHPFGGGSGGGVSITPIAFLVVGSSGVKMVHLDSSTHLYEKLLDFAPQVVDKIQQMMKMDTTQKETHQTHTPNTQYQQRQDQPPI
- a CDS encoding DUF2953 domain-containing protein, yielding MIWFLSIVGCLLALMILLFITKVKVDITYKHIKDDDLLEVAVHVWWMRVYTFEAPLIKINEESPAIVVEEEESVGGHKTKKDKKITVQTIMHDIHLAERWFRHIIGLNRIIRRFCRHIHLYRFHWYSEIGIGDAATTGSVTGLLWALKGSFYGLIANHVKVHRMPDLSITPHFQGMISRTYFSCMFTFRIGHAIFVGLLIVMHWRRRPKSNTGPSVEQSM
- the tpx gene encoding thiol peroxidase, producing MAKITFKQNPVTLLGKEVKVGAVAPDFKVLANDLSEVTLADTKGKVRLISVVPSIDTGVCDQQTRKFNEEAASLGNVEVLTVSVDLPFAQKRWCAAAGIENVQTLSDHRDLSFGQAFGVAIEELRLLARSVFVIDSNDVVTYAEYVSEATNHPDYEAAINAAKEAK
- a CDS encoding RDD family protein, translated to MDQVMISRGSRPRNRRLLQERQEMQERQGVKEQEQVARQVQPLPVRYAGFWMRLWAFSLDSLILLCIRWLLLGPILNLTDIRYTLGSMYSVIDLFVSALFFFVYFALMTKYYGATLGKMVFGLKVVTRDGALLSWRATIFREGVGRVLHQSFALLYVLYITVAFTSKKQGLHDMVANSYVIHEHDREDDKLA